Proteins encoded in a region of the Methylosinus trichosporium OB3b genome:
- the rph gene encoding ribonuclease PH, whose amino-acid sequence MRPSKRAPDEMRPVSFERGVARYAEGSCLVKFGNTHVLCAASLEDKPPPWLRGQGRGWVTAEYAMLPRATHTRTRRESSSGKPSGRTQEIQRLIGRSLRAVTHLPALGERQVVVDCDVLQADGGTRTAAISGAWLALHDCFQWMRSRSIIKENPLRDHVAAVSCGVCDAGPVIDLDYGEDSTAKTDANFVITGGGGLVEVQSTAEAAVFTEADLSAMLSLARAGIGKLIEMQKAAIA is encoded by the coding sequence ATGCGTCCGAGCAAACGCGCGCCAGACGAAATGCGTCCCGTCAGCTTCGAGAGAGGCGTCGCCCGCTATGCCGAGGGGTCGTGCCTCGTCAAATTCGGCAACACGCATGTTCTGTGCGCGGCCTCGCTCGAGGACAAGCCGCCGCCATGGCTGCGCGGCCAGGGGCGCGGCTGGGTGACCGCCGAATATGCGATGCTGCCGCGCGCGACGCATACGCGCACGCGCCGCGAGTCGAGCTCCGGCAAGCCGTCCGGCCGCACGCAGGAGATCCAGCGGCTGATCGGCCGCTCGCTGCGCGCGGTCACGCATCTGCCGGCGCTGGGCGAGCGGCAGGTGGTCGTCGACTGCGACGTTCTTCAGGCCGACGGCGGCACGCGCACCGCTGCGATCTCGGGCGCCTGGCTGGCGCTGCACGATTGCTTCCAATGGATGCGCTCGCGCTCGATCATCAAAGAGAATCCGCTGCGCGATCATGTCGCGGCTGTCTCCTGCGGCGTCTGCGACGCCGGACCGGTAATCGATCTCGATTATGGCGAGGATTCGACCGCCAAGACCGACGCCAATTTCGTCATCACCGGCGGAGGCGGTCTCGTCGAGGTGCAGTCGACGGCGGAGGCGGCGGTGTTTACCGAGGCGGATCTCTCCGCCATGCTGTCGCTGGCGCGCGCCGGGATCGGCAAGCTCATCGAGATGCAGAAGGCGGCGATCGCGTGA
- the rdgB gene encoding RdgB/HAM1 family non-canonical purine NTP pyrophosphatase codes for MSARKIEGRLVIATHNPGKLWELRQLLEPHGVDAVSAGELGVTEPEETETSFAGNALLKARASCAATGLPAFADDSGLCVDALDGAPGVYSARWGGDNRDFAAAIRRVERELAERGATAPFPAHFVCALAVAWPDGHVEEFEGRVDGVLVFPPRGEQGFGYDPIFLPDGLSRTFGEMMSAEKHALPGDGSRALSHRARAFQALARACLV; via the coding sequence GTGAGCGCGCGCAAGATCGAGGGCCGTCTCGTCATCGCGACGCATAATCCGGGCAAGCTGTGGGAGCTGCGGCAATTGCTGGAGCCGCATGGCGTCGATGCGGTCTCGGCGGGCGAGCTCGGCGTGACCGAGCCGGAGGAGACGGAGACGAGCTTCGCCGGCAATGCGCTGCTGAAGGCGCGCGCCTCCTGCGCGGCGACGGGGCTGCCCGCCTTCGCCGACGATTCCGGGCTCTGCGTCGACGCGCTGGACGGCGCCCCTGGCGTCTATTCGGCGCGCTGGGGCGGCGACAATCGCGATTTCGCTGCAGCGATCCGTCGCGTCGAGCGCGAGCTCGCCGAGCGCGGCGCGACGGCTCCGTTTCCCGCCCATTTCGTCTGCGCGCTGGCGGTGGCCTGGCCGGACGGACATGTCGAGGAGTTCGAGGGGCGGGTCGACGGCGTGCTGGTTTTCCCGCCACGCGGGGAACAAGGCTTCGGCTATGACCCGATTTTTCTTCCCGACGGGCTCAGCCGCACCTTCGGCGAGATGATGTCGGCGGAAAAGCACGCTCTGCCTGGCGACGGCTCGCGCGCGCTCTCGCACCGCGCGCGCGCCTTCCAGGCGCTGGCGCGGGCGTGTCTCGTCTGA
- a CDS encoding OmpA family protein, whose protein sequence is MIDLLTHYGLFAAIAFLLGALVAFASRGPAAAGGLLRRGDHTIAIWLCLALAVAQVTLGRISLYFDGALLLLAACLAGFGAVAAIFGPLARDRLTWRVGACGLAVTCALANLESARSLESDLRHRLGSLLARDGDDPLSFEVSGRDVLLPSETPGHATLAARLERAAGVRAVWTVDTLSPPAAALRERALAEAAARAAQDRAALAEWERRQAALPAPQERRSSSTGAPAARAPLVWAPPRDPTLPSTATLEPEPKASEPAEPPACMAALATLADGRAIRFARASAALDSESQQLLTRFAEQLKQCPQAALEIRGAADTLGKAAKNRRLSLRRSRAVADYLGRMGVGRDRLVNAEARSPARAENRIEFGVR, encoded by the coding sequence ATGATCGATCTCCTGACCCATTATGGCTTGTTCGCGGCGATCGCCTTTCTCCTCGGCGCACTCGTCGCCTTCGCCAGCCGCGGCCCCGCGGCCGCGGGCGGCCTGCTGCGCCGCGGCGATCACACGATCGCGATCTGGCTCTGCCTCGCCCTCGCCGTGGCGCAGGTGACGCTCGGCCGCATCTCCCTCTATTTCGACGGCGCCCTGCTGCTGCTCGCGGCCTGCCTCGCCGGCTTCGGCGCGGTCGCGGCGATATTCGGGCCGCTCGCGCGCGACCGGCTGACCTGGCGCGTCGGCGCCTGCGGGCTCGCCGTCACCTGCGCCCTCGCCAATCTCGAATCGGCGCGCAGTCTCGAATCGGACCTGCGCCACCGCCTCGGCTCGCTGCTCGCGCGCGACGGCGACGATCCGCTGAGCTTCGAGGTCAGCGGGCGGGACGTCCTGCTGCCGAGCGAAACGCCCGGCCATGCGACGCTCGCCGCGCGGCTCGAGCGCGCCGCGGGCGTGCGCGCGGTCTGGACCGTAGACACGCTGTCGCCGCCGGCCGCGGCGCTGCGCGAGCGCGCCCTCGCGGAAGCGGCGGCGCGAGCCGCGCAGGATCGAGCGGCGCTCGCCGAATGGGAACGTCGGCAAGCCGCACTTCCGGCCCCGCAGGAGCGGCGCAGCTCCTCAACAGGCGCGCCCGCCGCTCGCGCGCCACTGGTGTGGGCGCCGCCGCGCGATCCGACCCTGCCGTCGACGGCGACGCTGGAGCCCGAGCCAAAAGCTTCTGAGCCGGCCGAGCCGCCGGCTTGCATGGCCGCGCTCGCCACGCTCGCCGACGGCCGCGCCATCCGCTTCGCCCGAGCGAGCGCGGCGCTGGACAGTGAGTCGCAACAGCTGCTGACCCGTTTCGCCGAGCAGCTGAAGCAGTGCCCGCAGGCGGCCCTCGAGATCAGGGGCGCCGCCGACACGCTCGGAAAAGCCGCGAAGAACCGCCGCCTGTCCCTGCGCCGCTCCCGAGCCGTCGCCGATTATCTCGGCCGCATGGGCGTCGGCCGTGACCGGCTCGTCAACGCCGAAGCGCGCTCGCCGGCGCGCGCGGAGAACCGTATCGAGTTCGGGGTGAGATAG
- a CDS encoding MEDS domain-containing protein produces MNRHCSAAKVAVAPTAADRPSTTPSGIKGIDNLSWGAHLCQFYADDDELLEVLAPYFAAGLAAGEFCVWITSGRIGVLRAKEALEAAAPDLPRRIERGQIEILDYRAWYKTAGRFDASRVCRAWSARYAQALARGYAGMRVSGDTSWVSEDEWDDFVRYEAQVDPLIHSSRIIALCTYPLADHAATRACDVLGAHELTLLRRGGQWRAVESYGRGRAQQALRQSEARLRATIESATDGIVTVDEDGVVISANPAAAAMFGYALGDLVGETIDSLVDRGRRERRPRDLLAIVDRGYFRRRRELRGRRRDGAIVPIDCAVSEIGFAHPRRLFAVCLQDLSERRRAEARIRRLDSDRLLAMGGVARTLAHEINQPLTATAAYLKAAKRMVAKGSECRAKEAEEALDRACEQVLRAGDIIRRLRECIAHREPDKTCVRLHRLIAEVCERMARGGDVELVLRLGARDDLVIADAEQIERVMTNLIGNAIEALQKAERRRLCVSTAAVAAKMIRIDVADSGPGLSETASARLFEPFESTKPRGLGVGLSLSRSIVEAHYGRIWAEPNEGGGTVFSFTLPLAE; encoded by the coding sequence ATGAACCGACATTGCAGCGCTGCGAAGGTCGCCGTCGCGCCGACGGCCGCCGATCGCCCATCAACGACGCCGTCCGGAATCAAAGGGATCGACAATCTTTCCTGGGGCGCGCATCTTTGCCAATTCTACGCGGACGACGATGAGCTGCTCGAGGTGCTCGCGCCTTATTTCGCCGCGGGCCTCGCAGCCGGCGAGTTCTGCGTGTGGATCACCTCCGGGCGGATCGGCGTCTTGCGAGCGAAGGAGGCGCTGGAGGCGGCCGCGCCGGATCTGCCGCGGCGCATCGAGCGGGGACAGATCGAAATTCTCGATTATCGCGCCTGGTACAAGACCGCCGGTCGTTTCGACGCGAGCCGAGTGTGCCGCGCCTGGTCGGCTCGATATGCGCAGGCGCTGGCGCGCGGCTACGCGGGAATGCGCGTCTCGGGCGACACCTCCTGGGTGAGCGAGGACGAATGGGATGATTTCGTCCGCTATGAAGCGCAGGTCGATCCGCTGATCCATTCGTCGCGGATCATCGCGCTCTGCACCTATCCGCTCGCCGACCACGCCGCGACGAGGGCCTGCGACGTACTGGGCGCGCATGAGCTGACGCTGCTGCGGCGCGGCGGGCAATGGCGCGCGGTCGAGAGCTATGGACGCGGCCGGGCCCAGCAGGCCCTGCGCCAGAGCGAGGCGCGGCTCCGCGCGACGATCGAGAGCGCGACCGACGGCATCGTCACGGTCGATGAGGATGGCGTGGTGATCTCCGCCAATCCGGCCGCTGCGGCGATGTTCGGCTACGCCCTCGGCGATCTCGTCGGCGAGACGATCGACTCGCTGGTCGATCGCGGCCGCCGTGAGCGGCGGCCGCGCGACCTGCTGGCGATCGTGGATCGCGGCTATTTTCGCCGCCGCCGGGAATTGCGCGGGCGCCGCCGGGACGGCGCGATCGTGCCGATCGATTGCGCGGTCAGCGAGATCGGCTTCGCTCATCCGCGCCGACTGTTCGCCGTCTGCCTGCAGGATCTCAGCGAGCGTCGGCGCGCCGAAGCGCGCATCCGGCGCCTCGACAGCGACCGGCTGCTGGCGATGGGCGGAGTCGCGCGCACGCTGGCGCATGAGATCAACCAGCCCTTGACCGCGACAGCCGCTTATCTCAAGGCCGCCAAGCGCATGGTGGCGAAGGGGAGCGAGTGCCGCGCGAAGGAGGCCGAGGAGGCGCTGGACCGGGCCTGCGAGCAGGTGCTGCGGGCCGGCGACATCATCCGCCGCCTGCGTGAATGCATCGCGCATCGCGAGCCGGACAAGACCTGCGTGCGCCTGCATCGCCTGATCGCGGAGGTCTGCGAGCGCATGGCGCGCGGCGGGGACGTCGAGCTCGTCCTTCGGCTCGGCGCTCGCGACGATCTCGTCATCGCCGATGCGGAGCAGATCGAGCGGGTGATGACGAATCTGATCGGCAATGCGATCGAGGCGCTCCAAAAGGCGGAGCGGCGCCGGCTCTGCGTCTCGACCGCGGCCGTCGCCGCAAAGATGATCCGGATCGATGTCGCGGACAGCGGTCCGGGCCTCTCGGAGACGGCGAGCGCGCGCTTGTTCGAGCCATTCGAGAGCACCAAGCCGCGTGGCCTCGGCGTCGGCCTCTCGCTGTCGCGCTCGATTGTCGAGGCGCATTATGGGCGGATCTGGGCGGAGCCCAATGAGGGGGGTGGAACCGTCTTCAGCTTCACCCTGCCGCTGGCGGAGTGA
- the hemW gene encoding radical SAM family heme chaperone HemW, translated as MAATIRNAFDPGFGVYVHWPFCLSKCPYCDFNSHVRKGEVDEDRFVDAFRTELRHRAALAPGRETRSVFFGGGTPSLMSASTVEAILREIGDCWPLAPDVEVTLEANPTSVEASRFRSFKAAGVNRVSLGVQALNDIELRALGRQHTVAEALAALDVANKVFERTSFDLIYARPQQTPAAWRKELELALARVTEHVSLYQLTIEPETMFERMYEAGKLEVPDTDTQRALWDVTQEMTARAGLPAYEVSNHARPGGECRHNLVYWRYGEYAGVGPGAHGRLITPRGRRAQATERHPEMWLTVVESEGHGLVEDELLSAEQEGDEFLLMGLRLREGIDPGRFFALTGKKLSQSRVSELVGDGLVELTRDNRLRVSSEGFPVLDAVVADLAA; from the coding sequence ATGGCTGCGACGATTCGAAACGCGTTCGACCCCGGCTTCGGCGTCTATGTGCATTGGCCGTTCTGCCTGTCGAAATGCCCCTATTGCGACTTCAACAGCCACGTCCGCAAGGGCGAGGTCGATGAAGATCGCTTCGTCGACGCCTTCCGCACGGAGTTGAGGCACAGGGCCGCGCTCGCGCCGGGACGCGAGACGCGTTCGGTGTTCTTCGGCGGCGGCACGCCCTCGCTGATGTCCGCCTCGACGGTCGAGGCCATATTGCGCGAGATCGGCGATTGCTGGCCGCTCGCACCGGATGTCGAGGTCACGCTCGAAGCCAATCCCACCAGCGTCGAGGCGTCGCGCTTCCGCAGCTTCAAGGCCGCCGGCGTCAATCGCGTCTCGCTCGGCGTGCAAGCGCTCAACGACATCGAGCTGCGCGCGCTCGGCCGCCAGCATACGGTGGCGGAGGCGCTGGCGGCGCTCGACGTCGCCAATAAGGTGTTCGAGCGCACCTCCTTCGATCTCATCTACGCCCGCCCGCAGCAGACTCCCGCCGCCTGGCGCAAGGAGCTGGAGCTGGCGCTCGCCCGCGTCACCGAGCATGTCTCGCTCTATCAGCTGACGATCGAGCCCGAGACCATGTTCGAGCGGATGTACGAGGCCGGCAAGCTCGAGGTTCCCGACACCGACACGCAACGCGCGCTGTGGGACGTGACCCAGGAGATGACGGCGCGCGCCGGACTGCCGGCCTATGAGGTCTCCAACCACGCCCGGCCGGGCGGCGAGTGCCGGCACAATCTCGTCTATTGGCGCTATGGGGAATATGCCGGCGTCGGTCCCGGCGCCCATGGCCGGCTGATCACGCCGCGCGGCCGCCGCGCTCAGGCGACCGAGCGCCATCCGGAAATGTGGCTCACCGTCGTCGAATCGGAGGGGCACGGCCTCGTCGAGGACGAACTGCTCTCCGCCGAGCAGGAGGGCGACGAGTTCCTGCTGATGGGCCTGCGCCTGCGCGAAGGCATCGACCCCGGCCGGTTCTTCGCGCTCACCGGCAAGAAGCTGTCGCAATCGCGGGTCTCGGAGCTGGTCGGCGACGGGCTCGTCGAGCTGACGCGCGACAATCGCCTGCGGGTCAGCTCCGAAGGCTTTCCGGTGCTCGACGCCGTGGTCGCCGATCTCGCCGCCTGA
- a CDS encoding tRNA1(Val) (adenine(37)-N6)-methyltransferase gives MTFSQPMNVHRATNVPPSSEQPAPTHDLFLAGRLRLRQTPRGHRAGTDAVLLAAAVTAERRGLVIDAGAGTGAVGLAAALRAATAEVALVEIDPEAAALARANIAENDATRVRLCEADLLSPASRRAAGIVDEAADLVLTNPPFLDPARSRVSPDPRRALAHVAAGGLEPWLRACLALLRPGGELALIHRADALTDCLAGLGARLGGLRILPVAPRAGEPATRILLRGVKGSKAPLALLAPLVLHEADGAFTREAEALARGDGSLPW, from the coding sequence ATGACATTTTCGCAGCCGATGAACGTCCACCGAGCGACGAACGTTCCGCCGAGCTCGGAGCAGCCCGCGCCGACGCACGACCTTTTTCTCGCGGGACGGCTGCGCCTGCGGCAGACGCCGCGCGGCCATCGGGCGGGAACCGACGCCGTGCTGCTCGCCGCGGCCGTCACGGCCGAGCGCCGCGGCCTCGTGATCGATGCGGGCGCCGGAACCGGCGCCGTCGGCCTCGCCGCGGCGCTGCGCGCGGCCACGGCGGAGGTCGCGCTGGTCGAGATCGATCCCGAGGCGGCGGCGCTCGCCCGCGCCAACATCGCCGAAAATGACGCGACGCGCGTGCGGCTCTGTGAAGCCGATCTCCTCTCGCCCGCCTCCCGCCGCGCCGCCGGGATCGTCGACGAGGCCGCCGATCTCGTCCTCACCAATCCGCCGTTTCTCGATCCCGCCCGCTCGCGCGTCTCGCCCGATCCGCGGCGGGCGCTCGCCCATGTCGCCGCCGGCGGGCTCGAGCCCTGGCTGCGCGCCTGCCTCGCTCTGCTGCGGCCCGGCGGCGAGCTGGCGCTGATCCATCGCGCCGACGCGCTAACGGACTGCCTCGCGGGACTCGGCGCAAGGCTGGGCGGCTTGCGCATCCTGCCGGTCGCCCCGCGCGCGGGAGAGCCGGCGACCCGCATTCTGCTGCGCGGCGTCAAAGGCTCCAAGGCGCCGCTGGCGCTGCTGGCGCCGCTCGTGCTGCACGAGGCGGACGGCGCCTTCACGCGCGAGGCCGAGGCGCTCGCACGTGGCGACGGCTCCCTGCCCTGGTGA
- a CDS encoding YARHG domain-containing protein, whose translation MTSTSDIVRLVAAAAVLSGVAAIGAPTPAGAQPARGFSCEQLWRQRNAIYARAGHCFTTDRGRATFGEGCSPPYGRLSGAESREVQRIRRLERANGC comes from the coding sequence ATGACATCCACCAGCGATATCGTTCGGCTCGTCGCCGCGGCGGCGGTTCTGTCCGGCGTTGCGGCGATCGGCGCGCCGACGCCGGCGGGCGCGCAGCCGGCGCGCGGGTTCTCCTGCGAGCAGCTCTGGCGGCAGCGCAACGCGATCTACGCGCGCGCCGGCCATTGCTTCACCACCGATCGCGGCCGCGCGACCTTCGGCGAAGGCTGCTCGCCGCCCTATGGCCGGCTGAGCGGCGCCGAGAGCCGCGAGGTGCAGCGCATTCGCCGGTTGGAGCGCGCGAACGGCTGCTGA
- a CDS encoding polyprenyl synthetase family protein, which yields MGIVIPLEEREEKAAGLDSLLALIGPDLQRVNQLILQRTGSDVTTIPEVANHLISAGGKRLRPMLVLATAGMCGYRGDGHIKFAAGIEFMHTATLLHDDVVDESDMRRGKIAARMLWGNETCVLVGDFLLGHAFKMMVEPGVLPCLSVVSQAAAVIAEGEILQLNSAKDTQTTEDAYMAVIRSKTAELFAAAAEVGPMLSGRPKADEAACRSYGMNLGIAFQLIDDALDYGGQSAKLGKNVGDDFREGKITLPVVLAFRRGSENEREFWRRTLEKGEIADGDVETACALMKKHDALKDTVERASHYGAIARDALEIFPASPWKSALLEVVDFCVQRAY from the coding sequence GTGGGTATCGTCATTCCGCTGGAAGAAAGAGAAGAGAAAGCCGCCGGCCTCGACAGTCTGCTCGCGCTCATCGGCCCCGATCTGCAGCGCGTCAATCAGTTGATCCTGCAGCGCACCGGGTCGGATGTGACGACCATTCCCGAGGTCGCCAACCACCTCATATCGGCGGGCGGCAAGAGGCTGCGGCCGATGCTGGTGCTCGCCACCGCCGGCATGTGCGGCTATCGTGGCGACGGCCACATCAAATTCGCCGCCGGCATCGAGTTCATGCATACGGCCACTCTGCTGCATGACGATGTCGTCGACGAGAGCGACATGCGCCGCGGCAAGATCGCCGCGCGCATGCTGTGGGGCAATGAGACCTGCGTGCTGGTCGGCGACTTCCTGCTCGGCCACGCCTTCAAGATGATGGTGGAGCCCGGCGTGCTGCCCTGCCTCTCCGTCGTCTCGCAGGCGGCGGCGGTGATCGCCGAGGGCGAGATCCTGCAGCTCAATTCCGCCAAGGACACGCAGACGACCGAGGACGCCTATATGGCGGTGATCCGCTCCAAGACCGCGGAGCTGTTCGCCGCGGCGGCGGAGGTCGGGCCCATGCTCTCGGGCCGTCCCAAGGCCGACGAGGCGGCCTGCCGCTCCTATGGAATGAATCTCGGCATCGCCTTCCAGCTGATCGACGACGCGCTCGATTACGGGGGCCAGTCGGCCAAGCTCGGCAAGAATGTCGGCGACGACTTCCGCGAGGGCAAGATCACTCTGCCCGTCGTCCTCGCCTTCCGTCGCGGAAGCGAGAACGAGCGGGAGTTCTGGCGGCGCACCTTGGAGAAGGGCGAGATCGCCGACGGCGACGTCGAGACCGCCTGCGCCTTGATGAAGAAGCACGACGCGCTGAAGGACACGGTCGAGCGCGCGAGCCATTATGGCGCCATCGCCCGCGACGCTCTGGAGATTTTCCCGGCCTCGCCGTGGAAGTCCGCGCTGCTCGAGGTCGTCGACTTCTGCGTGCAGCGCGCTTATTAG
- a CDS encoding Spy/CpxP family protein refolding chaperone — translation MKNYLLITATALALAVPSLATSVSAEPRMGHQEMTAEDHAAFLDAKIAALKAGLKLTPAQEKNWPAVETALRDIGKSRAARFAEAKEKFKNMQEHRSVIEGLQFRSKALAARSQEAEKLADAAKPLYDSLDESQKRRFSLLLHKIARGHMHHWGHGEHDMESSDHDSSESH, via the coding sequence ATGAAAAACTATCTTCTCATTACGGCGACTGCGCTCGCTCTCGCCGTCCCGTCCCTCGCGACCAGCGTCTCAGCCGAGCCGCGGATGGGCCATCAGGAAATGACGGCCGAGGATCATGCGGCCTTCCTCGACGCCAAGATCGCAGCGTTGAAAGCCGGCTTGAAGCTGACGCCCGCGCAGGAGAAGAACTGGCCCGCGGTCGAAACCGCGCTGCGCGACATCGGCAAATCGCGCGCCGCGCGCTTCGCCGAGGCGAAGGAGAAGTTCAAGAACATGCAGGAGCATCGCAGCGTCATCGAGGGCCTGCAGTTCCGCTCCAAGGCGCTGGCCGCCCGTTCACAGGAGGCGGAGAAGCTCGCCGACGCCGCCAAGCCGCTCTACGACAGCCTCGACGAATCGCAGAAGCGCCGCTTCTCCCTGCTGCTGCACAAGATCGCGCGCGGTCATATGCATCACTGGGGACATGGCGAGCACGACATGGAGTCGTCGGACCACGACAGCAGCGAGTCGCACTGA
- a CDS encoding MDR family oxidoreductase, protein MSAFRAIRIDKDEAGYRAAYAELGEADLMEGDVDVAVTHSTINYKDGLAVTGKAPVVRRFPMIPGVDFAGRVTRSAHPDFRIGDTVIAGGCGLGEVHLGGLAERARVSGHWLVPLPEGLTAAQAMAIGSAGYTSMLCVLALERHGLEPAKGPVVVTGAAGGVGSVAVALLAGLGWHVVASTGRPEENAYLKSLGAAEIIDRAELSAPGKPLQKQQFAAGVDTVGSVTLANVLARTMWDGAVAACGNAQGMELPATVAPFILRGVSLIGVESVRPCIPLRRRAWERLARDLDKGTLAAMTETAPFDAALERARSIVSGKIRGRLVIEIG, encoded by the coding sequence ATGAGCGCTTTCCGAGCCATTCGCATCGATAAGGACGAGGCCGGCTATCGCGCCGCCTATGCCGAGCTCGGCGAGGCCGATTTGATGGAGGGCGACGTCGACGTCGCCGTCACCCACAGCACGATCAACTATAAGGACGGGCTCGCCGTCACCGGCAAGGCGCCGGTGGTGCGCCGCTTCCCGATGATCCCAGGCGTCGATTTCGCCGGCCGCGTGACACGCTCGGCGCATCCTGATTTTCGCATCGGCGACACGGTGATCGCCGGCGGCTGCGGGCTCGGCGAGGTCCATCTCGGCGGCCTGGCCGAGCGCGCGCGCGTCAGCGGCCATTGGCTCGTGCCGCTGCCGGAGGGGCTCACCGCCGCGCAGGCGATGGCGATCGGCAGCGCCGGCTACACGTCGATGCTCTGCGTGCTGGCGCTGGAGCGCCACGGTCTGGAGCCGGCGAAGGGTCCGGTGGTGGTGACGGGCGCGGCCGGCGGGGTCGGCTCGGTCGCTGTGGCGCTGCTGGCGGGGCTCGGATGGCATGTCGTCGCATCGACTGGACGCCCCGAGGAAAACGCCTATCTGAAATCTCTGGGCGCCGCCGAGATCATCGATCGCGCCGAATTGTCGGCGCCGGGCAAGCCGCTGCAGAAGCAGCAGTTCGCCGCGGGCGTCGACACGGTCGGCTCGGTCACGCTCGCCAATGTTCTGGCCCGCACCATGTGGGACGGCGCGGTGGCGGCCTGCGGCAATGCGCAGGGCATGGAGCTGCCGGCGACGGTCGCGCCATTCATTCTGCGCGGCGTGTCGCTGATCGGCGTCGAAAGCGTGCGGCCCTGTATTCCTCTGCGCCGGAGAGCCTGGGAGCGTCTCGCGCGCGACCTCGACAAGGGAACGCTCGCGGCGATGACGGAGACGGCGCCCTTCGACGCGGCGCTGGAGCGGGCGCGATCGATCGTCAGCGGAAAGATTCGCGGCCGGCTGGTGATCGAAATCGGTTGA
- the greA gene encoding transcription elongation factor GreA: MSGAFTKEQDDDELREELPDRPISPHRNLVTPEGLAQIEAELARLQSELDAAQQGDDKHVLARVTRDLRYWNARRASAELVHAIADVGQVRFGHRVVVEDEKGQRRSYRLVGEDEADPSKGLIPYVAPLAKELLGKSVGDSAEVGRHSATILDIA; this comes from the coding sequence ATGAGCGGAGCTTTCACGAAAGAGCAGGACGACGACGAGCTGCGCGAGGAGCTGCCGGATCGTCCGATCAGCCCGCACCGCAATCTGGTCACGCCCGAGGGGCTCGCGCAGATCGAGGCCGAGCTCGCGCGGCTGCAGTCCGAATTGGACGCCGCGCAGCAGGGCGACGACAAGCATGTGCTCGCCCGCGTGACGCGCGATCTGCGTTATTGGAACGCGCGCCGCGCCAGCGCCGAGCTGGTTCACGCCATCGCCGATGTGGGGCAGGTGCGCTTCGGTCACCGCGTCGTCGTCGAGGACGAGAAGGGTCAGCGCAGGAGCTATCGCCTCGTCGGCGAGGACGAGGCCGATCCGTCGAAGGGCCTCATCCCCTATGTCGCGCCTCTCGCCAAGGAGCTGCTGGGCAAGAGCGTCGGCGACAGCGCCGAGGTCGGACGCCACAGCGCGACGATCCTCGACATCGCCTGA
- a CDS encoding ParA family protein, whose product MRTIAFVTQKGGAGKSTLASSIAVAARRAGERVFIIDLDPLQSLVKWSQAREAADVPVEHVPPAKLGKALAALEKKGVTLVVIDAPGADSENSDAAIRAADLCIIPARPNVFDLWASELTRASIKDKKKEYAFLLNQCPPAQQNSRVEQGVATLQEMGALLTPLISSRVDYQEAARLGLGVSELHPDGVAAQEMRDLWASIKKRLKKGAAPAKPVKAEAEPEAKAKPETKAPAKAEAKATVKAAKVIVKAEPKPEAKPEAPKEAAAPAAAEKPAAEKPAAKPQAKPAVKKAA is encoded by the coding sequence ATGCGCACCATCGCATTCGTCACGCAAAAGGGCGGAGCCGGAAAGAGCACGCTCGCCAGCAGCATCGCCGTCGCCGCCCGTCGGGCGGGAGAACGCGTTTTCATCATTGATTTGGATCCGCTGCAATCATTGGTCAAATGGTCGCAGGCTCGCGAGGCCGCGGACGTGCCGGTCGAGCATGTGCCGCCCGCCAAGCTCGGCAAGGCGCTCGCCGCGCTCGAGAAGAAGGGCGTGACGCTGGTGGTCATCGACGCGCCCGGCGCCGATTCGGAAAATTCCGACGCCGCCATTCGCGCCGCCGATCTCTGCATCATCCCGGCGCGTCCCAATGTCTTCGATCTGTGGGCGAGCGAGCTCACCCGCGCGAGCATCAAGGACAAGAAGAAAGAATACGCCTTCCTGCTCAATCAATGCCCGCCGGCGCAGCAGAACTCGCGCGTCGAGCAGGGTGTCGCGACTCTGCAGGAGATGGGCGCGCTGCTGACGCCGCTCATCTCCTCGCGCGTCGACTATCAGGAGGCGGCGCGCCTCGGTCTCGGGGTCAGCGAGCTGCATCCCGACGGCGTCGCGGCGCAGGAGATGCGCGACCTGTGGGCGTCGATCAAGAAGCGACTGAAGAAGGGGGCCGCGCCGGCCAAGCCTGTGAAGGCCGAAGCCGAGCCCGAGGCGAAAGCCAAGCCCGAGACGAAGGCGCCGGCCAAGGCGGAGGCGAAAGCGACCGTGAAGGCCGCCAAGGTCATCGTCAAGGCGGAGCCGAAGCCGGAGGCCAAGCCCGAGGCGCCGAAGGAGGCCGCCGCGCCGGCCGCCGCCGAGAAGCCCGCCGCCGAGAAACCTGCCGCGAAGCCGCAGGCCAAGCCCGCCGTCAAGAAGGCGGCGTGA